One Candidatus Eremiobacteraceae bacterium DNA segment encodes these proteins:
- a CDS encoding DNA internalization-related competence protein ComEC/Rec2, giving the protein MPEQLDDLARGHLLAIAFGAYAAGIVAFAWHQPAGFIIAGLAVLAAAPPFFIGAGKSLRSAALAALVCFTLGVAAARLAESVRERSSLGAFDGRHVVVGVEFLERARPSANGWSARASILDGGETPADASLAGRVAILELPAGVTTPLAGEQARVRARIDLPAGPRNDGEPAERDQLADQGVSLILTVHRSGDVRMVGPGAGWNAWWAQARSRFAGAIESRLPALPATVLEGVLWGDRGNLPAALRQEFADTGTVHVLTTAGLHLGIMAALVAGLLGQTPLPRTARAGLVVAAAWAYAALAGLHIPTLRAATMLTAGIIAFESGRARTASAVLSAAAFAVTLPHPLALLSPSFSMSFACVAGIALLSPTLATLGIREGAWGPRWLAELVRTGLSVQIALAPLQALYFNAFTPYAVAANLVVVPMVGIVMATGTLYAAAALAMPALAWPLSNLTWWCLLFIIGAVERFASLPGAHIDLPPPSHAFLACYWVALGAFAWAVHAQIRPRRLAMCGAAVALLLALIYCAPGIAAAFDRRLHLDAIDVGQADCLLVRAPGMHAMLVDGGGKLERAGGGVIAQPIGDRIATRTVLPFLLRHWVLHLDAVVLTHPHGDHAGGLPVILAREHVASIWDSAQLYEGPAYQRALDVVRRRAIPWHRAIRGESFDLGPQTHVRILAPELPLITGTSSDINNNSVVLRVEFGRTAILLTGDAQSEAEARLLSHGPADLRADILKVGHHGSAYSSTPAFLAAVHPTIAVISCGRHNVFGHPSRRTLDALRAAGAALYRTDTDGGISIQTDGAAIETRTAVRVSNGR; this is encoded by the coding sequence ATGCCGGAGCAGCTCGATGATCTCGCGCGCGGCCACCTGTTGGCCATCGCCTTTGGGGCATACGCGGCGGGCATCGTAGCGTTCGCTTGGCATCAGCCGGCGGGATTCATCATCGCTGGCTTGGCAGTGCTGGCCGCGGCCCCGCCATTCTTCATCGGAGCCGGCAAGAGTCTAAGGTCTGCCGCGCTAGCTGCGCTTGTATGCTTCACCCTTGGCGTGGCCGCGGCTCGTCTTGCGGAGTCGGTTCGCGAACGTTCCAGCCTCGGCGCGTTCGACGGACGGCATGTCGTCGTGGGGGTCGAGTTCCTCGAGCGCGCGCGGCCGTCGGCCAATGGCTGGTCCGCCCGTGCGTCGATCCTCGACGGAGGCGAAACGCCTGCAGACGCGTCTTTGGCCGGCAGGGTCGCCATCCTCGAACTCCCCGCCGGTGTCACGACTCCGCTCGCGGGAGAGCAGGCACGCGTACGCGCTCGCATTGATCTGCCGGCAGGTCCCCGCAACGACGGCGAGCCCGCCGAACGCGATCAGCTCGCGGACCAAGGGGTCTCTCTTATCTTGACCGTGCACCGCTCCGGCGACGTGCGCATGGTCGGGCCGGGCGCGGGTTGGAATGCATGGTGGGCTCAGGCTCGCAGCCGCTTCGCGGGGGCGATCGAGTCTCGTCTGCCGGCGTTGCCCGCAACGGTGCTCGAGGGCGTGCTGTGGGGCGATCGGGGCAATCTGCCCGCCGCGTTGCGACAAGAATTCGCCGACACGGGCACGGTCCACGTGCTGACGACGGCCGGATTGCACCTCGGCATCATGGCTGCGTTGGTGGCGGGTTTGCTCGGCCAGACGCCGCTGCCCCGCACGGCGCGCGCCGGGCTCGTCGTCGCCGCCGCGTGGGCCTACGCCGCACTCGCCGGTTTGCACATCCCGACCTTGCGCGCCGCGACGATGCTGACGGCCGGCATCATCGCATTCGAGAGCGGCAGAGCGCGCACCGCGTCGGCGGTCTTGTCAGCGGCGGCTTTTGCGGTGACGCTGCCGCATCCGCTTGCGCTGCTTTCGCCTTCGTTCTCGATGTCGTTTGCGTGTGTCGCCGGCATCGCGCTCTTGAGCCCCACGCTGGCGACGCTCGGCATCCGCGAAGGGGCATGGGGTCCGCGCTGGCTGGCAGAGCTCGTCAGGACCGGATTATCGGTGCAGATCGCGCTTGCGCCTCTCCAAGCGCTGTATTTCAACGCGTTCACGCCCTACGCAGTGGCCGCCAATCTCGTCGTCGTGCCGATGGTAGGCATCGTGATGGCGACCGGCACGCTCTACGCCGCCGCCGCCCTCGCGATGCCTGCTCTTGCCTGGCCGCTCTCGAACCTGACCTGGTGGTGTCTGCTGTTCATCATCGGGGCGGTCGAGCGCTTCGCATCGCTGCCGGGAGCCCACATCGATCTCCCCCCACCGAGCCATGCATTCTTGGCGTGCTACTGGGTCGCCCTCGGCGCCTTTGCATGGGCGGTGCACGCGCAAATCAGACCGCGTCGGCTTGCGATGTGCGGCGCGGCAGTCGCGCTGTTGTTGGCGCTCATCTACTGCGCGCCCGGCATCGCAGCCGCATTCGACCGCAGGCTTCATCTCGACGCGATCGACGTCGGCCAAGCGGACTGTCTTCTAGTGCGCGCACCGGGCATGCATGCGATGCTCGTGGACGGCGGCGGCAAGCTCGAGCGCGCCGGCGGCGGCGTTATCGCGCAGCCGATCGGCGATCGGATCGCGACCCGGACCGTGCTGCCGTTCTTACTGCGCCACTGGGTGCTGCATCTGGACGCCGTGGTCTTGACACATCCGCACGGCGACCATGCAGGCGGGTTGCCGGTGATCCTCGCACGCGAGCACGTCGCATCGATCTGGGATTCCGCGCAGCTCTACGAAGGGCCGGCGTATCAGCGCGCACTCGATGTCGTGCGCCGGCGCGCGATCCCCTGGCACAGAGCGATCCGCGGCGAATCGTTCGATCTCGGTCCGCAGACCCATGTGCGAATCCTGGCGCCCGAGCTGCCGCTCATCACGGGCACGTCGTCGGACATCAATAACAATTCGGTGGTGCTGCGCGTCGAGTTCGGCCGCACGGCCATCTTGCTCACGGGCGATGCCCAGTCGGAAGCCGAAGCGCGCCTGTTGTCGCATGGACCAGCCGACTTACGCGCGGACATCCTCAAGGTCGGCCATCACGGCAGCGCATATTCGTCGACGCCGGCGTTTTTGGCCGCAGTGCACCCCACGATTGCAGTCATCTCATGCGGCAGACACAATGTGTTCGGTCACCCGAGCCGGCGGACGCTGGACGCGCTTCGCGCGGCCGGTGCGGCGCTCTACCGCACCGATACGGACGGCGGCATCTCCATCCAGACCGACGGAGCGGCGATAGAGACGCGGACGGCGGTTAGAGTTTCAAATGGCCGGTGA
- a CDS encoding LCP family protein — translation MLARRPLGRRTTLIIIAAVVIVLIALITTAFLWRSSRHWAGGVAARLTMGDKPMNVLLIANNGRDLKASDPLGLGSAAGQADVILLARVDPRAHAIYAITIPRDALIAQPRWHNSVPKIKTLFFMGDQETPPRGPQYLTQAVSALTGLPIDGYIVANFAGFKEAVDYVGGLTVNVKERIYDPQFSHADFKPGVQHMNGAQALAFIRVRQNQAGNSYRINDYQRMQAEVEVLGLLRNKLLDPAHASTLLPAFVSHMNHDVATNLPHDRLVRVGIAMAGAPVFQVPIGSVADSMILARADVPGINHAGIIDEAEYVVLDPAQVQARLAEFGSHSSSTGLPPFPAPGSVRIELHGSKHLALHLEHLGFVRLRIVGGPTGEQRVVYPSRQPVVGWQVARATGIGNMYVQPGSGDVVTVYE, via the coding sequence GTGCTTGCCCGCAGACCGCTGGGACGCCGGACGACGCTGATCATCATCGCCGCCGTCGTCATCGTGCTCATCGCGCTCATCACCACCGCCTTTTTGTGGCGATCGAGCAGGCATTGGGCCGGCGGCGTCGCCGCCAGACTGACCATGGGCGACAAGCCCATGAACGTCTTGTTGATCGCCAACAACGGACGCGATCTCAAAGCGAGTGATCCGCTCGGCCTGGGCTCGGCGGCCGGACAGGCGGACGTCATCCTGCTCGCGCGCGTCGATCCGCGCGCACACGCGATCTACGCCATCACCATCCCGCGCGATGCCCTCATCGCGCAGCCGCGCTGGCACAATTCAGTGCCGAAGATCAAGACGCTGTTCTTCATGGGCGATCAAGAGACGCCGCCGCGCGGACCGCAATATCTCACGCAGGCGGTCAGCGCGCTGACGGGGCTGCCGATCGACGGCTACATCGTCGCGAATTTCGCCGGTTTCAAGGAGGCTGTGGATTACGTCGGCGGCTTGACGGTGAACGTGAAGGAGCGCATCTACGATCCGCAATTCAGCCATGCGGATTTCAAACCTGGCGTGCAGCACATGAACGGCGCGCAAGCGTTGGCGTTTATCCGCGTGCGCCAAAACCAGGCCGGCAACTCGTATCGCATCAACGACTATCAACGCATGCAGGCCGAGGTCGAGGTGCTCGGCCTGCTTCGCAACAAGCTGCTCGATCCCGCGCACGCCTCGACGCTGCTGCCGGCATTCGTCTCACATATGAATCACGACGTCGCCACCAATCTGCCGCACGACCGACTGGTCCGCGTCGGGATCGCCATGGCCGGCGCGCCGGTCTTCCAAGTCCCCATCGGATCGGTCGCCGACTCGATGATCCTCGCGCGCGCCGACGTGCCCGGCATCAATCACGCGGGCATCATCGACGAAGCGGAATACGTCGTGCTCGATCCGGCGCAGGTGCAGGCGCGCCTGGCGGAATTCGGATCGCACTCGTCGAGCACCGGACTCCCGCCCTTTCCGGCTCCTGGGTCCGTGCGTATCGAGCTTCACGGCTCGAAGCATCTCGCGCTGCATCTCGAACATCTCGGGTTCGTGCGCCTGCGCATCGTGGGCGGCCCGACCGGTGAGCAGCGCGTCGTCTATCCGAGCCGGCAGCCGGTCGTCGGCTGGCAAGTCGCCAGGGCGACGGGCATCGGCAATATGTACGTCCAGCCCGGCAGCGGCGACGTCGTCACGGTGTACGAGTGA
- a CDS encoding SDR family oxidoreductase, protein MAMELTGTTVAVTGSNAGIGLHTALGLARLGARVIMVCRNRERGESAQAWIERQEPGAKTALVIADLSDMQQVRALAGELARVAPDLRVLVNNAGLITSRRTMTGEGFELTFAVNHLAPFLLSTSLLDLLKSNAPARIVNVNSDAHLSARLDFGDLNGERHSFPPNAYGQSKLANMLFTVELARRVDPQVVTVNALHPGLVATDFGEVGGLVQFGWTFMKPFGITPERGALTPIYCASSPQLAGVTGGFFVECAPARPNPLVEDEQLRLRLWKTTESMLV, encoded by the coding sequence ATGGCGATGGAGCTCACCGGTACCACCGTGGCCGTGACCGGCTCGAACGCTGGCATCGGACTGCACACCGCGCTGGGTCTGGCGCGGCTCGGCGCGCGCGTGATCATGGTCTGCCGCAACCGCGAGCGCGGCGAATCGGCGCAAGCGTGGATCGAACGTCAAGAGCCCGGCGCGAAGACGGCGCTGGTCATCGCGGATCTGTCCGACATGCAGCAGGTGCGAGCGCTCGCGGGCGAGTTGGCACGCGTCGCTCCCGATCTGCGCGTGCTCGTCAACAATGCGGGCCTCATCACGAGCCGAAGGACGATGACCGGCGAGGGCTTCGAGCTGACCTTCGCCGTCAATCACCTCGCGCCGTTTCTGCTGAGCACCTCGCTGCTCGATCTCCTCAAGTCGAACGCTCCCGCGCGCATCGTCAACGTCAACTCTGACGCACATCTTTCCGCGCGGCTTGATTTCGGCGATCTCAACGGCGAGCGCCACAGCTTTCCGCCCAACGCATATGGGCAGTCCAAGCTCGCGAACATGTTGTTCACCGTCGAGCTGGCCCGACGCGTCGATCCGCAAGTCGTTACCGTGAATGCATTGCATCCGGGCTTGGTCGCCACCGATTTCGGCGAGGTCGGCGGCTTGGTGCAATTCGGTTGGACGTTCATGAAGCCGTTTGGGATCACGCCGGAACGCGGCGCGCTGACGCCGATCTATTGCGCGTCGTCGCCGCAGCTCGCCGGCGTGACCGGTGGCTTCTTCGTCGAGTGCGCACCGGCGCGCCCGAACCCGCTGGTCGAAGACGAGCAGCTCCGCCTGCGCCTCTGGAAAACCACCGAATCCATGCTGGTTTAG